The following coding sequences are from one uncultured Methanobrevibacter sp. window:
- a CDS encoding class I SAM-dependent methyltransferase family protein — protein MLTLKIPVQNIEATRQIVLNHKIIDFDYKIKVENGFGYIPIKEGTDEDVLSKVMEECKEEIIKQNENYTIEIMDLSQDDNLETVKRFPRSITELLKDKLSEEEIEELKKSFDIIGDVVIVEIPEDLEAHKKEIGQATLQFTKRKTVYMKKSAVKGVTRVRELELIAGEDNPITIHKEHGTRLKLDVKNVYFSPRLATERKRVQEATNEGEEILDMFAGIGPFPIVIAHEKNVNITAVDINEYAIKYLNENIKLNKLAPNAHITAICGDTNEVALNELKGKKFDRLIMNLPGLAPEFLDLAVSLCKDGGVIHYYEFSDGFSQGIERAQIACEKQNKEVEILNTRKVKSSSPGMWHVAIDCKVTEKKIKKD, from the coding sequence ATGTTAACACTAAAAATTCCAGTGCAGAATATAGAGGCGACAAGGCAAATTGTGCTAAATCATAAGATTATTGACTTTGACTATAAGATTAAAGTCGAAAATGGTTTCGGATATATTCCCATTAAAGAAGGGACAGATGAAGATGTGCTTTCAAAAGTGATGGAAGAGTGCAAGGAAGAAATCATTAAGCAAAATGAGAATTATACAATTGAAATCATGGATTTAAGCCAAGATGATAACCTCGAAACTGTAAAGAGATTTCCAAGAAGCATAACAGAACTTCTTAAAGACAAATTAAGTGAAGAGGAAATTGAAGAGCTTAAAAAATCCTTTGACATCATTGGAGATGTTGTCATTGTAGAGATTCCAGAAGACCTTGAAGCCCATAAAAAGGAAATAGGTCAAGCAACCCTTCAATTCACTAAACGAAAAACAGTTTACATGAAAAAAAGTGCTGTTAAAGGTGTTACAAGAGTTAGGGAACTTGAACTTATCGCTGGAGAGGACAATCCTATCACAATCCATAAGGAACATGGCACAAGATTGAAATTAGATGTCAAAAACGTTTACTTCTCACCAAGACTTGCTACTGAAAGGAAAAGAGTTCAAGAAGCAACAAATGAGGGAGAAGAGATTCTTGACATGTTTGCAGGAATCGGTCCGTTTCCAATTGTAATAGCTCATGAAAAGAATGTGAATATCACTGCAGTGGACATTAATGAATATGCAATCAAATACTTAAATGAGAATATCAAGTTAAACAAGTTAGCTCCTAATGCCCATATAACTGCAATTTGCGGTGATACAAATGAAGTTGCATTAAATGAATTGAAAGGCAAAAAATTCGATAGGCTTATCATGAATCTTCCAGGATTAGCACCGGAATTCCTTGATTTAGCTGTTTCATTATGCAAGGATGGTGGAGTAATTCACTACTACGAATTTTCAGACGGATTTTCACAAGGAATAGAAAGAGCACAAATAGCTTGTGAGAAGCAAAATAAAGAAGTTGAGATACTCAATACACGTAAAGTTAAATCTTCAAGCCCTGGAATGTGGCATGTAGCTATTGATTGTAAAGTAACAGAAAAAAAAATAAAAAAAGATTAA
- the mtnA gene encoding S-methyl-5-thioribose-1-phosphate isomerase codes for MRTLEWEDNKLKLIDQTKLPDELTYVYCCTYQEVIDAIKTMVVRGAPAIGVSAAFGMALAQIAGEDMEKVAVEMKNARPTAVNLMWAVDRVMKADNMLNEAMAMAGEDINTNLAIGEYGAELIDDGDTVLTHCNAGALACVDYGTALGVFRSAFNQGKDIQVICDETRPRGQGASLSVWEMQQEGIPVKLIPDVASGYLMSIGKIDKVVIGADRVAYDGIANKIGSFMVALAAKRFDIPFYIAAPFSTFDKEISIFDTVIEERDPNEVIYYGGARICPEGTEVINPAFDIVPKDLITGIITEKGVIDLNNLEKDFKDLF; via the coding sequence ATGAGAACTTTAGAATGGGAAGACAACAAATTAAAGCTTATAGATCAAACCAAATTGCCGGATGAATTGACTTATGTCTATTGCTGCACTTATCAGGAAGTTATAGATGCAATCAAGACCATGGTTGTTCGTGGAGCTCCTGCAATAGGTGTTTCAGCTGCTTTCGGTATGGCTCTTGCTCAGATTGCAGGTGAAGACATGGAAAAGGTTGCTGTAGAGATGAAAAATGCAAGACCTACTGCAGTCAATCTTATGTGGGCAGTTGACAGGGTCATGAAGGCTGACAATATGCTTAATGAAGCAATGGCAATGGCTGGAGAAGACATAAACACTAACTTAGCTATTGGTGAATATGGGGCTGAGCTTATTGATGATGGAGATACAGTCTTAACCCATTGTAATGCAGGAGCACTTGCCTGTGTAGATTATGGTACTGCATTAGGTGTTTTCCGTTCTGCATTCAATCAAGGAAAGGATATTCAAGTCATCTGTGATGAAACCCGTCCAAGAGGACAAGGTGCAAGCTTAAGCGTTTGGGAAATGCAACAGGAAGGAATTCCTGTAAAACTTATTCCAGATGTGGCAAGCGGATATCTCATGTCAATAGGAAAGATTGATAAGGTTGTAATCGGTGCAGACAGAGTGGCTTATGACGGTATTGCAAACAAGATTGGTTCATTTATGGTCGCTCTTGCAGCTAAAAGATTTGACATTCCATTTTATATAGCCGCTCCTTTCAGTACCTTTGATAAGGAGATTTCCATCTTTGATACAGTTATTGAAGAAAGAGATCCAAATGAAGTGATTTACTATGGTGGAGCAAGAATCTGTCCAGAAGGAACTGAAGTAATCAACCCTGCTTTTGATATAGTTCCTAAAGACTTAATCACTGGAATCATTACAGAAAAAGGAGTAATTGATTTAAACAATTTAGAAAAGGACTTTAAGGATCTTTTCTAA
- a CDS encoding radical SAM protein, which yields MTKKDLTCGGSHKGAKFAHITKVHPCYNEKLHDKVGRVHVPIAPKCNIGCNFCIRSINTEEDRPGVAGSIMDADAAVEHVLNVTKDSAITVVGVAGPGDSLANEATFEFFEKINEVKPDLIKCMSTNGLLLPKYAERIAELGVNTVTVTVNAVDPEILKEINGFIVYEGKAYKGLEAAEILSRNQLEGIKKITDLGVVVKVNIVLIPGLNDEHIVEIAKTVKECGADLVNVLPLIPLNKMADYPRPGCGEIEKARSDVEEYLPVFRACTQCRADAYGIPGKKHEDHHLGNAPQSHF from the coding sequence ATGACTAAAAAAGATTTAACTTGTGGAGGAAGTCATAAAGGTGCAAAATTTGCACACATTACAAAAGTGCATCCATGCTATAATGAAAAATTGCATGATAAGGTAGGAAGAGTTCACGTACCAATCGCTCCTAAATGTAATATTGGATGTAATTTCTGTATAAGATCAATTAATACTGAAGAGGACAGACCAGGAGTTGCAGGTTCCATTATGGATGCAGATGCTGCAGTGGAACATGTATTGAATGTAACTAAAGACAGTGCAATCACTGTTGTAGGTGTTGCAGGTCCTGGAGATTCATTAGCTAACGAGGCTACATTTGAGTTCTTTGAAAAAATCAATGAGGTTAAGCCGGATTTAATCAAATGTATGAGTACAAATGGTCTTTTGCTTCCAAAATATGCTGAAAGAATTGCAGAGCTTGGCGTAAATACAGTAACTGTTACAGTGAATGCAGTGGATCCTGAAATCCTAAAGGAAATCAATGGATTCATCGTCTATGAAGGCAAAGCATACAAAGGACTTGAAGCAGCTGAAATTCTCTCTAGAAACCAATTGGAAGGAATCAAGAAAATCACTGATCTCGGTGTAGTTGTAAAAGTCAACATTGTTCTTATTCCTGGATTGAATGATGAGCATATTGTGGAAATCGCTAAAACAGTAAAAGAATGCGGTGCAGACTTAGTGAATGTTCTCCCACTCATTCCATTAAACAAGATGGCTGATTATCCAAGACCGGGATGTGGAGAGATTGAAAAGGCACGTAGTGATGTTGAAGAGTATCTTCCAGTTTTCAGAGCATGCACTCAATGTAGAGCAGACGCTTATGGAATTCCTGGTAAGAAACATGAAGATCATCACTTAGGAAATGCCCCTCAGTCTCACTTCTAA
- a CDS encoding methanogenesis marker 17 protein, producing the protein MYIESNDPEGAKVYDMIIRQILQDLVLPPSIDDMRAYVNPDEVCFIIAIKMRKTSKHITLKEVAKVNYEAEDDTTVVLIDDENYLPNILKTLWNTNGRENVHQPSRYVIHMKGEHEVSDLVVDDPHENLKRRIYDAIFRIVPEGFKIMKDISRDDIVSVIATDELIKDEWVEKAEGYIVELNTPKTWD; encoded by the coding sequence ATGTATATTGAATCAAATGACCCTGAAGGAGCAAAAGTCTACGATATGATCATCAGACAAATCTTGCAGGATTTGGTCTTACCTCCTTCCATTGATGACATGCGCGCTTATGTCAATCCGGATGAGGTATGCTTCATCATTGCTATAAAGATGAGAAAGACTTCCAAGCACATTACCTTAAAGGAAGTCGCTAAAGTAAATTATGAAGCGGAAGATGATACAACAGTTGTCTTGATAGATGATGAAAATTATCTTCCAAACATCTTAAAAACCCTTTGGAATACTAATGGTAGAGAAAATGTCCATCAGCCAAGCAGATATGTCATTCACATGAAAGGAGAGCATGAAGTGTCTGATTTGGTAGTGGATGACCCTCATGAGAACCTTAAGCGAAGAATCTATGATGCAATATTCAGAATAGTTCCTGAAGGATTCAAGATAATGAAGGACATTTCCCGTGATGATATCGTTTCTGTTATAGCTACTGATGAGCTCATTAAGGATGAATGGGTTGAAAAGGCTGAAGGATATATTGTTGAATTGAACACTCCTAAGACATGGGATTAA
- a CDS encoding methanogenesis marker 15 protein, whose product MVQIALVSCGTEYSGIQKEIEKAALKFGAEIILPEIDLDYINEAYEKFGFSAQSSSLKLMIARAMSIVEGKCKPDAVFIATCFRCAEGALVRNEVRRFIQNNTRIPVVTYSFTERTKADELFIRMEALATTVTRRSILAREKQEGLTLGLDSGSTTTKAVLMENNKVIGTGWTSTKDIIASAQTAAAEAFEGTGYKWDDVDGIGTTGYGRFTMGQEFGAELIQEELSVNAKGAVYLADCQKGEATVLDIGGMDNKVITVNNGIPDNFTMGGICAGASGRFLDMTSRRLDVDITELGPLAVQGDWRKAMLNSYCIVFGIQDLVTTLAAGGSKADVAAAACHSVSEQVYEQQLQEIDIREPLIQVGGTSLISGLVEAVSETLGGIEVIVPEYSQHIGAVGAALLVSGMGNRHE is encoded by the coding sequence ATGGTACAGATTGCATTGGTTTCCTGTGGTACTGAATACAGTGGTATCCAAAAGGAAATCGAAAAGGCAGCTTTAAAATTTGGAGCTGAAATTATTCTTCCTGAAATTGATTTGGATTACATAAATGAAGCTTATGAAAAATTCGGTTTCTCTGCTCAAAGTTCAAGCTTAAAGCTTATGATTGCAAGAGCCATGTCTATTGTAGAAGGAAAGTGCAAGCCTGATGCAGTATTCATTGCTACCTGTTTCAGATGTGCAGAAGGTGCATTGGTCAGAAACGAAGTAAGACGTTTCATCCAGAACAATACACGTATTCCGGTAGTAACATATTCCTTCACTGAAAGGACAAAAGCAGATGAATTATTCATCCGTATGGAAGCATTGGCCACCACTGTTACACGTAGAAGCATTCTTGCACGTGAAAAGCAAGAAGGACTTACCCTTGGACTTGACTCAGGTTCAACAACTACAAAAGCTGTTCTTATGGAAAACAACAAGGTTATCGGAACCGGTTGGACTTCCACAAAAGACATCATTGCATCTGCTCAAACTGCAGCTGCAGAGGCATTTGAAGGAACTGGCTACAAATGGGATGATGTTGATGGTATAGGAACTACCGGTTACGGTAGATTCACTATGGGTCAGGAATTTGGAGCTGAACTTATCCAAGAGGAATTGTCTGTAAACGCAAAAGGTGCAGTATACTTGGCTGATTGTCAAAAAGGTGAAGCTACCGTACTCGATATCGGTGGTATGGACAACAAGGTAATTACCGTAAACAATGGTATTCCGGACAACTTCACCATGGGTGGTATCTGTGCAGGTGCATCTGGTAGATTCTTGGACATGACTTCAAGAAGATTGGATGTGGACATTACAGAGCTTGGTCCACTTGCAGTGCAAGGGGACTGGAGAAAAGCTATGCTTAACTCCTACTGTATTGTATTCGGTATTCAAGACTTGGTTACCACTCTTGCTGCTGGAGGATCTAAGGCAGATGTAGCAGCTGCTGCATGTCACTCCGTATCTGAACAAGTTTATGAACAGCAATTGCAGGAAATTGACATTCGTGAACCTTTAATCCAAGTAGGTGGAACCAGTTTGATTTCAGGACTTGTTGAAGCGGTAAGTGAAACTTTAGGTGGAATTGAAGTTATCGTGCCAGAATACTCACAGCATATTGGTGCAGTAGGTGCAGCATTGCTTGTATCTGGTATGGGAAATAGGCATGAATAA
- a CDS encoding methanogenesis marker 5 protein — protein MVKVAIYPPNSLVLADLIERKGHTPLALQKQIRQKIKDPEIDSPPMNITEEDPINGLKYAAIEVPSGVRGRMSIIGPLIDAAEAAIIVDGAPFGFGCVGCARTNELSIFCLRKKDIPVLEVTYPDDEDGTRLMVNQIMEFLDSLPGGGGDLEGESDVLGEPIANKGGK, from the coding sequence ATGGTAAAAGTAGCTATTTATCCACCAAATTCATTGGTTCTAGCTGACTTGATTGAGAGAAAAGGCCACACTCCTTTAGCTCTTCAAAAACAAATAAGACAAAAGATTAAAGATCCGGAGATTGATTCTCCTCCAATGAACATTACAGAAGAAGATCCGATTAATGGATTGAAATATGCAGCTATTGAAGTGCCTTCAGGGGTCAGAGGAAGAATGTCCATTATTGGACCTCTTATAGATGCAGCAGAAGCAGCAATCATTGTTGATGGAGCTCCATTTGGTTTTGGTTGTGTAGGATGTGCAAGAACAAACGAATTATCAATTTTCTGTTTACGTAAAAAAGACATACCTGTCTTGGAAGTCACATACCCTGATGATGAGGATGGAACAAGACTAATGGTAAATCAAATCATGGAATTCCTTGATTCCTTGCCTGGAGGCGGGGGAGACTTGGAAGGAGAAAGTGATGTTTTAGGTGAACCTATTGCAAATAAAGGAGGAAAATAA
- a CDS encoding methanogenesis marker 6 protein: MPANLCITPDLGKEDMDPEVSTRMIILSSKANVSESEVVNFLHMLNLPITIKWTCYGAMISGKDEYVREAIRELRKLDPYGIFTKERGFAPGDPRRCRGHRYGPREGFHQMEKEFKILDYVGEALKNPKEVVIEKKEPVSVDYFKEILQEEENKKEDDKQ; this comes from the coding sequence ATGCCTGCAAATTTATGTATAACTCCAGATTTAGGTAAAGAGGATATGGATCCAGAAGTTTCAACAAGGATGATCATTTTAAGTTCAAAGGCAAATGTAAGTGAAAGTGAGGTAGTGAACTTCCTCCATATGTTGAATTTGCCTATTACAATCAAATGGACTTGTTATGGGGCTATGATTAGTGGAAAAGATGAATATGTGAGAGAAGCTATTCGTGAACTCCGTAAATTAGACCCTTATGGAATTTTTACAAAGGAAAGAGGTTTTGCTCCTGGTGACCCAAGAAGATGCAGAGGTCACAGATACGGACCAAGAGAAGGTTTCCACCAAATGGAAAAGGAATTTAAGATTCTTGATTATGTTGGAGAAGCTTTAAAGAATCCTAAGGAAGTTGTAATTGAGAAAAAGGAACCTGTTTCTGTTGATTACTTCAAAGAGATTTTACAAGAAGAAGAAAATAAAAAAGAGGATGATAAACAATAA
- a CDS encoding methanogenesis marker 3 protein: MLIKINGEDVDIPEGSTIKDAIEISNAPYKKGSIVCLIKGESEIQSNILKYKIKTPKGSILIELEVSEKSQPLTDFFKENYSQFISNNVRWETSNEVAIGPVSSNFEPSHDEFAYFDNEVLISLSGFSNDATHIIFVKDDHKNVYGVPKYSDRGVFARVIGGRKTLFSLTDDDEILAIEPVIERSTVRESTGGSNLDEVLEEGNQLFTYVLFEPNFNSPKSVEHLFSLIRNDKIEVSFESNSFVGFYELTGLTKEKEEITERKRGTVTLRNDGFGKGRVYIYREDRVRAETHTNLATVKQGMELFDIAKEGDFITVRSNPDRIMLMMMTQKEAEEKLASLGITHVRTGNEDDDAIVVTQEPESTVGIIEAGEVITFGLASDELLKVKLTDKAPRTRWYLEKITGLAEKPVGTLKVYFAVPDMNMFMFNGDNDESKGLIPENNPTDLMKAGEIGVTNMSKKNVGLVGIRTIDTTDFGPTGEPFSATNVVGEVVGNIEGLNKLKDGSTLYIHEVYEDEE; the protein is encoded by the coding sequence ATGCTAATTAAAATTAATGGAGAAGATGTGGATATTCCTGAAGGTTCTACCATCAAGGATGCAATTGAAATCTCAAATGCTCCTTACAAGAAAGGAAGTATCGTTTGTCTTATCAAGGGAGAAAGCGAAATACAAAGCAATATCCTTAAATATAAGATCAAAACACCTAAGGGAAGTATTCTCATTGAATTGGAAGTTTCTGAAAAATCACAACCTTTAACTGATTTCTTCAAGGAAAACTATTCTCAGTTTATCTCTAATAATGTTCGTTGGGAAACATCTAATGAAGTGGCTATAGGTCCTGTAAGCTCTAATTTTGAACCTTCACATGACGAATTTGCATATTTCGACAATGAGGTCCTGATTAGCTTATCTGGATTTTCAAATGATGCCACTCATATAATCTTTGTCAAGGATGACCACAAGAACGTTTACGGTGTTCCAAAATACAGTGACCGTGGAGTCTTTGCAAGGGTTATAGGTGGAAGAAAAACTTTGTTCTCCCTTACTGATGATGATGAAATCCTAGCTATTGAACCTGTAATTGAGCGCAGTACAGTTAGAGAGAGCACTGGCGGTTCAAACTTGGATGAAGTCTTGGAGGAAGGAAATCAATTGTTCACCTATGTTCTTTTTGAACCTAACTTCAATTCCCCTAAATCTGTTGAACACTTGTTTTCACTCATTAGGAATGACAAGATAGAAGTCAGCTTCGAATCCAACTCATTTGTAGGGTTCTATGAATTGACTGGTTTAACTAAGGAGAAGGAAGAGATCACTGAACGTAAAAGAGGAACAGTTACCTTGAGAAATGATGGATTCGGTAAAGGTAGAGTTTATATTTATAGAGAAGACAGAGTAAGAGCTGAAACCCACACCAATTTAGCTACCGTCAAGCAAGGTATGGAATTGTTTGACATAGCTAAAGAAGGGGATTTCATCACTGTAAGAAGCAACCCTGACAGAATCATGCTTATGATGATGACTCAAAAAGAGGCGGAAGAAAAACTCGCATCTTTAGGCATCACTCATGTAAGAACTGGCAATGAGGATGATGATGCAATTGTCGTGACCCAAGAGCCTGAAAGCACTGTTGGCATCATAGAAGCTGGTGAAGTGATTACCTTTGGTCTTGCAAGCGATGAGCTCTTGAAAGTCAAGTTAACCGATAAGGCTCCAAGAACCAGATGGTATCTTGAGAAAATCACTGGTCTTGCAGAAAAGCCAGTTGGAACATTGAAGGTTTACTTTGCAGTGCCTGACATGAACATGTTCATGTTCAATGGTGATAACGATGAATCCAAGGGACTTATTCCTGAAAACAATCCAACTGACCTTATGAAAGCTGGAGAGATAGGTGTAACAAACATGTCCAAGAAGAATGTGGGACTTGTCGGTATAAGAACCATTGACACCACTGATTTCGGACCTACCGGTGAGCCTTTCTCAGCTACAAACGTTGTCGGTGAAGTTGTTGGAAACATTGAAGGCTTGAACAAGCTTAAAGATGGAAGCACTCTTTATATTCATGAAGTATACGAGGATGAGGAATAG
- a CDS encoding amino acid ABC transporter ATP-binding protein — protein MSLLEVKNLKKSFGDNVVLKDISFNVEKGEVLSIIGPSGSGKSTLLRCITDLETEDSGEINFDGTFGLVFQNFNLFPHHSVMKNIANAPIRVQKRDKEEVYAHARDLLKKMGLEDKEDAYPSELSGGQQQRVSIARALCMNPDILFFDEPTSALDPELTGEILQVIKDLAAEHMTMVIVTHEMNFARNVSDTIIFMDGGVIVEQGSPEEVFSSDNQRMKDFLGKFYE, from the coding sequence ATGAGTTTATTGGAAGTTAAAAATCTAAAGAAAAGTTTTGGTGACAATGTAGTATTAAAGGATATCTCTTTTAATGTTGAAAAGGGAGAAGTGTTATCCATTATTGGGCCATCTGGATCTGGTAAGTCTACATTGCTCAGATGCATTACAGATTTGGAAACTGAAGACAGCGGAGAGATCAATTTTGATGGAACCTTCGGTTTGGTGTTCCAGAATTTCAATCTGTTCCCACATCATTCTGTAATGAAGAATATTGCAAATGCACCTATAAGGGTTCAAAAAAGAGATAAAGAAGAAGTTTACGCTCATGCAAGAGACTTGCTTAAAAAGATGGGTCTTGAAGATAAGGAAGATGCATATCCTTCTGAGCTCTCTGGTGGACAGCAGCAAAGGGTATCCATTGCAAGGGCACTTTGTATGAATCCGGACATTCTGTTCTTTGATGAACCTACTTCTGCACTTGACCCTGAGCTTACTGGTGAGATTTTGCAGGTAATCAAGGATTTGGCTGCAGAGCATATGACAATGGTAATTGTTACCCACGAGATGAACTTCGCTCGTAATGTGTCTGATACCATCATTTTCATGGATGGTGGAGTCATTGTAGAGCAGGGATCACCTGAAGAGGTATTCTCATCAGACAACCAAAGAATGAAAGATTTCTTAGGTAAATTCTATGAATAG
- a CDS encoding amino acid ABC transporter permease: MLLSKILEELLWGMGTSIEIFLLTLLFSIPLGLAVAAGRMSSFKPLQWFMKAYISIMRGTPLMLQLIVVFFGPYYIFGMSLSRDFRMIAVIIAFTINYAAYFAEIFRGGIESIPNGQYEAAQVLGYNRLETFFIIILPQVIKIVLPSITNEVITLVKDTSLSFVLAIPEMFTVAKQIAAAEASISALLIAGVFYYVFNALVAFIMERFEKRLDYYDT, encoded by the coding sequence ATGTTATTGAGTAAAATTTTAGAAGAATTATTATGGGGTATGGGAACCTCCATAGAAATATTCTTGCTTACATTGTTATTTTCAATTCCTCTTGGTTTAGCTGTAGCTGCAGGAAGAATGAGTAGCTTTAAGCCATTGCAATGGTTTATGAAAGCATATATTTCAATTATGAGAGGTACTCCATTGATGCTGCAATTGATTGTGGTGTTCTTTGGACCATACTATATTTTCGGAATGAGTCTCTCAAGAGATTTCAGGATGATTGCAGTTATCATTGCATTTACCATTAACTATGCAGCATACTTTGCAGAAATCTTCCGTGGAGGAATCGAATCCATTCCAAATGGTCAGTATGAAGCTGCACAAGTATTGGGTTATAATAGATTAGAGACATTCTTTATCATTATCCTGCCACAAGTAATCAAGATTGTGCTTCCTTCAATTACAAATGAGGTCATTACATTGGTAAAAGACACTTCTCTTTCATTCGTTCTTGCAATTCCAGAAATGTTCACAGTTGCAAAACAGATTGCAGCTGCTGAAGCATCCATCTCAGCATTGCTGATTGCAGGTGTTTTCTATTATGTATTCAATGCATTAGTGGCATTTATAATGGAACGCTTTGAAAAGAGATTGGATTATTATGATACATAG
- a CDS encoding amino acid ABC transporter substrate-binding protein gives MNKKIGIILGAALLVFLLIGASSAGFFDFLGGDQAATDNDDSTLVVGFDAEFPPYGYKDDSGEYVGFDLDLAQEVCDRNNWTLVKQPIDWDAKDSELDSGSIDCIWNGFTINGRENDYTWSEPYIDNKQVIVVKTDSGIDDLDDLKGKIVETQKDSSALAALEGDQKPLADTFDSLTQIADYNTAFMDLESGACDAVAIDIGVAQYQISQKGSDQYKILDEEISSEQYGVGFKKGNEELRDQIQATLDEMFEDGTVAKIAQKYDEFGVPGSLIQK, from the coding sequence ATGAATAAAAAAATAGGAATTATATTAGGGGCTGCATTATTAGTCTTCTTATTAATCGGTGCTTCCAGCGCAGGTTTCTTTGATTTTTTAGGTGGCGATCAAGCAGCTACTGATAACGATGACAGCACTTTAGTTGTTGGTTTCGACGCAGAATTCCCTCCATACGGATACAAAGATGACAGTGGGGAATATGTTGGATTTGACTTAGACTTAGCTCAAGAAGTTTGTGACAGAAATAACTGGACTTTAGTAAAACAACCAATAGACTGGGACGCTAAAGACAGTGAATTAGACTCTGGTTCAATCGACTGTATTTGGAACGGATTTACCATCAACGGTAGAGAAAACGATTACACCTGGTCTGAACCATACATTGACAACAAACAAGTTATTGTTGTAAAAACTGATTCCGGTATCGACGATTTAGATGACTTAAAAGGTAAAATCGTAGAAACCCAAAAAGATTCCTCTGCATTAGCAGCTCTTGAAGGAGATCAAAAACCTTTAGCAGACACCTTTGATTCCTTAACTCAAATTGCTGATTATAACACTGCATTCATGGACTTAGAATCCGGTGCTTGTGACGCAGTTGCAATCGATATTGGTGTAGCTCAATACCAAATCAGCCAAAAAGGCAGTGACCAATACAAAATATTAGATGAAGAAATCTCTTCTGAACAATATGGTGTAGGTTTCAAAAAAGGTAATGAAGAATTAAGAGACCAAATCCAAGCTACTTTAGACGAAATGTTTGAAGACGGAACCGTTGCAAAAATCGCACAAAAATACGATGAATTTGGTGTTCCAGGTTCTCTTATTCAAAAATAA